A region of the Candidatus Zixiibacteriota bacterium genome:
TTGGATTGAGATATATTATAATCGTCAAAGACGACACTCAACTCTGAAATACTTAAGCCCGGTTGATTTCGAAAATGAAAACAGTTATGCTTATTTACGTGTCCCACAAATCGGGGGAAGCACAGTTTCAACCTACGAGAGAGCAACCTTTGAAGAGGCGTCAGTTCTCAGCCCGACCAGAGTCGGGCTTAGGAACTGACGCAACTTTTTGGAAAGGCACAATGGCTGCTGCCGCGACCTTTAATTCGACAGTGGGCGAACGCGCGGGTTCGCCCTCACGGAAGATTGTCAAAACCCCCGCTCGCGCTACGCTATTCACACCAGGCTCGGGGGGATTTTGACCTACATCTGGCAGACACGTGATGCCATATAAATGTATGAATAGGCTGTCGCCCGGGGAGTTGATAGAAAGAAACTACAGTTTCCGTTTCCACTTGGTGCCGGAGGGGGTATCCTCGAGGATGATGCCCATTTCCAGCAGCTGAGTGCGGATTTTGTCGGCGGTGGCGAAATCCCGCCGTTTTTTGGCATCGTTGCGAGCGGCAATCATTGCCTCAATTTGGCTATCCAGCTGAGGGGAAGCCCAGTCTTTTACCAGGAAATTGAGGACGGTGTTGGTTTTTTCGACCGCCTTGAGGGCGCGGTCGCGCTCGTCGGCGGAGAGTTTCCCCTCGGCTTTAAGGCGGTTGATGTCGCGGATGAAATCGAAGAGGGCGCCCAGCGCCGGAGAGATATTGAGGTCGTCATCAAGAGAACTCTCAAAAGCGGCAAGCATCTTCTTGATAAAATCATCAGCCTCGCCGGAAGACTCTCCCCCGCCGTAATCGCGCAGGTTGCGGTAGAAATCATTGAATCTTTTTAAGCCTTCGCGGGCGGCATCCAGCCCCTCGAACGTAAAATTGAGTTGCTGGCGGTATTGAGTCGAAAGAAGGACAAAGCGGACAGCCACCGGCGGGTATCCTTTTTCGAGGATATCATCAAGAGTAAAAAAATTGCCGAGCGATTTGGACATTTTCCGTCCTTCGACAATCAGATGCTCGCAGTGGAGCCAGTAGTTGACGAATTTCCTGCCGAGGGCGCCCTCGGACTGGGCGATTTCGTTTTCGTGATGGGGAAAGATATTGTCCACCCCGCCGGTATGGATATCAAAGGTTTCGCCGAGGTATTTCATCGACATGGCGGAGCATTCGAGGTGCCATCCGGGACGTCCCTTGCCAAGTTCGGTTTCCCAGTAAACCTCGCCATCCTTTTCATCCCAGGCTTTCCAGAGGGCGAAATCGGAGACGGATTCCTTTTCGTATTCGTCGGCGGCAACGCGGGCGCCGGCTTTAAGACCGCTCATATCGAGATGCGCCAGTTTGCCGTAGGAGGGGAATTTGGCGAT
Encoded here:
- the cysS gene encoding cysteine--tRNA ligase, yielding MPLQFFNTLTRAKEEFVPLVPGQVRMYTCGPTVYNFAHIGNFRAYIFEDLLRRFLKYKGFKVTQVMNLTDIDDKIIKGTIEQKVSLSDFTLPFKKKFFQDLDTLGIERAEYYPEATAHIPEMVEIVKKLLSRGLAYEVDGNYYFSIAKFPSYGKLAHLDMSGLKAGARVAADEYEKESVSDFALWKAWDEKDGEVYWETELGKGRPGWHLECSAMSMKYLGETFDIHTGGVDNIFPHHENEIAQSEGALGRKFVNYWLHCEHLIVEGRKMSKSLGNFFTLDDILEKGYPPVAVRFVLLSTQYRQQLNFTFEGLDAAREGLKRFNDFYRNLRDYGGGESSGEADDFIKKMLAAFESSLDDDLNISPALGALFDFIRDINRLKAEGKLSADERDRALKAVEKTNTVLNFLVKDWASPQLDSQIEAMIAARNDAKKRRDFATADKIRTQLLEMGIILEDTPSGTKWKRKL